In a single window of the Micrococcaceae bacterium Sec5.7 genome:
- a CDS encoding TrmH family RNA methyltransferase encodes MPAGDHWDPDLLADGDRRNVVDQYRYWKHDAIVADLDSKRHNFHIAIENWQHDLNIGTMVRTANAFLAKEVHIIGRRRWNRRGAMVTDRYQHVRHHPTVDDFVAWAQGEGLAIIGIDIFPDSVPLETYELPKNCVLVFGQEGPGLTPEVHEAALATLSIEQFGSTRSINAASAAAIAMHAWVRQHVFGQHV; translated from the coding sequence CTGCCCGCGGGCGATCACTGGGATCCCGATCTGCTCGCGGACGGTGACCGACGCAACGTGGTGGACCAGTACCGCTACTGGAAGCACGACGCAATCGTGGCGGACCTTGATTCCAAACGCCACAATTTCCATATCGCGATTGAAAACTGGCAGCACGATCTCAACATCGGCACCATGGTGCGCACCGCGAATGCTTTTCTCGCCAAGGAAGTCCACATCATCGGACGACGCCGGTGGAACAGGCGCGGGGCAATGGTCACCGACCGTTACCAGCACGTCCGCCACCACCCCACCGTTGATGATTTTGTGGCGTGGGCGCAGGGGGAGGGGCTGGCGATAATCGGGATCGACATTTTCCCGGATTCCGTGCCGCTGGAGACCTACGAGCTGCCGAAAAACTGCGTGCTGGTCTTTGGCCAGGAAGGGCCGGGCCTGACTCCGGAGGTCCACGAGGCCGCGCTCGCCACACTGTCCATCGAACAGTTCGGCTCCACCCGCTCCATCAATGCGGCCTCTGCCGCTGCGATTGCCATGCACGCGTGGGTGCGCCAACATGTGTTCGGCCAGCACGTGTAG
- a CDS encoding HAD-IIA family hydrolase codes for MAEADQVRASAAVYRSGQEIECWLTDMDGVLVHENQAVPGAADLIQRWVDTSKRFLVLTNNSIYTPRDLAARLRASGLEIPEENIWTSALATAQFLKDQVQGSDSGNRAYTIGEAGLTTALHEAGFILTDQNPDFVVLGETRTYSFEAITMAIRLILAGARFIATNPDATGPSKDGPMPATGAIAALITKATGREPYIVGKPNPMMFRSAMNQIDAHSETTAMIGDRMDTDIIAGMEAGLHTVLVLTGITQRDEIASFPFRPNQVLNSVADLKSQI; via the coding sequence ATGGCAGAAGCAGACCAGGTACGGGCATCGGCAGCGGTTTACCGCAGCGGCCAGGAAATCGAGTGCTGGCTGACGGATATGGACGGCGTGCTGGTGCACGAGAACCAGGCCGTCCCGGGCGCCGCTGATCTGATCCAGCGCTGGGTGGATACGTCCAAGCGCTTCCTTGTGCTCACCAACAACTCGATCTACACCCCGCGGGACCTCGCTGCCAGGCTGCGGGCGTCCGGCCTCGAGATCCCGGAGGAAAACATCTGGACCTCCGCCCTGGCCACGGCACAGTTCCTCAAAGACCAGGTACAGGGATCCGATTCCGGCAACCGCGCCTACACCATCGGTGAGGCAGGACTGACGACGGCGTTGCACGAGGCAGGCTTTATCCTCACCGACCAGAACCCTGACTTTGTGGTGCTCGGTGAGACCCGCACCTACTCCTTTGAGGCCATCACCATGGCCATTCGGCTCATTCTGGCCGGCGCACGCTTTATCGCCACCAACCCTGACGCCACCGGCCCGTCCAAGGACGGCCCCATGCCGGCCACCGGAGCCATTGCCGCGCTGATCACCAAGGCCACGGGCCGCGAACCGTACATTGTGGGCAAGCCGAATCCCATGATGTTCCGTTCAGCCATGAACCAGATCGACGCCCACTCGGAAACCACCGCCATGATCGGCGACCGGATGGACACGGACATCATCGCGGGCATGGAAGCCGGGTTGCACACGGTGCTGGTGCTTACCGGCATTACGCAGCGCGACGAAATTGCGTCCTTCCCGTTCCGTCCTAACCAGGTGCTGAATTCCGTGGCGGACCTGAAGAGCCAGATCTAA
- a CDS encoding thioesterase domain-containing protein, giving the protein MLKHAADLKRFSRRSFLAGAGASSVLAADMLFTRRVQAERRVNKILMVPDDFAESYFPNASWILFPGYKTSWEEAQWILNSLRGALRQRGQLAAVGYSNTGLDIDGLVIAIIEHVRARNLTKLYFYGHSFGGMVATQVAARLRELHGVEVVFILLDSSPYSKFDVLDQSWFEGVVFLYETGFRVPSVLRGSYELGERVVHKDERSWRQILDQTMEQLSPIAPSSILIQSESAYIYHFDATRFAERLGETRMAFIGNPRDQTVNYLTARASWARTFPLNMASAGHRTDGALPAHASPGWNPFVYRPILEDLQNELFPLPGGGSRMTPY; this is encoded by the coding sequence CTGCTTAAGCATGCCGCCGATTTGAAGCGGTTCTCGCGCCGGAGCTTCCTGGCCGGCGCCGGTGCCTCCTCCGTCCTGGCAGCAGACATGCTGTTCACCCGGCGGGTCCAGGCTGAGCGCAGGGTCAACAAGATCCTGATGGTGCCCGATGACTTTGCCGAATCCTACTTTCCGAATGCCAGCTGGATCCTCTTTCCCGGGTACAAAACCAGCTGGGAGGAGGCGCAGTGGATCCTGAACTCGCTGCGCGGGGCGCTGCGCCAGCGCGGCCAGCTGGCCGCCGTCGGATATTCCAACACCGGGCTGGACATCGACGGGCTGGTGATTGCCATCATCGAGCACGTCCGGGCGCGCAACCTCACCAAGCTCTATTTCTACGGCCACAGTTTCGGCGGCATGGTGGCCACCCAGGTGGCTGCACGGCTTCGCGAACTGCACGGCGTGGAAGTGGTGTTCATCCTGCTGGACTCCAGCCCCTACAGTAAGTTCGATGTACTGGACCAGAGCTGGTTCGAAGGTGTGGTGTTCCTCTACGAGACCGGTTTCCGGGTCCCGTCAGTGTTGCGGGGCAGCTACGAACTGGGGGAGCGGGTGGTGCACAAGGACGAGCGCAGCTGGCGGCAGATCCTGGACCAGACCATGGAGCAGCTTTCCCCGATCGCGCCATCCAGCATCCTGATCCAGTCCGAATCCGCCTACATTTACCATTTTGATGCCACCAGGTTCGCCGAGCGGCTGGGCGAAACCAGGATGGCGTTTATCGGCAACCCGCGGGACCAGACCGTCAACTATCTGACCGCCCGCGCATCCTGGGCGCGGACCTTTCCCCTGAACATGGCCTCCGCCGGGCACCGCACCGACGGCGCACTGCCGGCCCACGCCAGCCCTGGGTGGAACCCGTTTGTGTACCGGCCCATCCTGGAGGACCTGCAGAACGAGCTCTTCCCGCTGCCCGGCGGCGGATCGAGGATGACACCGTATTAG
- a CDS encoding MFS transporter, with protein MSTTVRQKAVPEHLLGRVMSVYMLGGVGAMAIGTLLGGVIAQVWGVQGPFWFGFAGSAVATVVVWRSMVHIVQAAENPERAAS; from the coding sequence GTGTCCACCACGGTGCGGCAGAAGGCTGTTCCCGAGCACCTGCTGGGGCGCGTTATGAGCGTGTACATGCTGGGCGGGGTGGGAGCCATGGCAATCGGTACGTTACTGGGCGGTGTCATTGCCCAGGTCTGGGGTGTCCAGGGGCCGTTCTGGTTTGGCTTCGCGGGCTCTGCAGTGGCTACGGTAGTGGTGTGGAGGTCAATGGTGCACATAGTGCAGGCGGCCGAAAACCCGGAACGGGCCGCGAGCTGA
- a CDS encoding MFS transporter codes for MRELMFPRALGRNYHWLWSAATIANLGDGILLAAGPLLAASLTREPFAVAMAVFAQRLPWMLFGVLAVAIIDRLDRRTLVIVVDGLRVLVLGGLALAVALDAMVSRCCTWHSSWWAQPNPLRTTPATPWSRRWSAKVSSAWPMPGYSVPRW; via the coding sequence TTGCGTGAGCTGATGTTTCCCCGCGCCCTCGGCCGGAACTACCACTGGCTCTGGAGCGCCGCCACCATTGCCAATCTGGGCGATGGCATTCTCCTCGCCGCCGGACCGCTGCTTGCTGCATCCCTGACCCGCGAGCCTTTCGCCGTGGCCATGGCCGTGTTTGCCCAGCGGCTGCCCTGGATGCTGTTCGGCGTTCTGGCCGTTGCCATCATCGACCGGCTGGACCGCCGCACCCTGGTGATTGTGGTGGACGGACTGCGGGTGCTGGTCCTGGGCGGTCTGGCCCTCGCCGTTGCGCTGGATGCAATGGTCTCCCGCTGCTGTACATGGCACTCTTCCTGGTGGGCACAGCCGAATCCTTTGCGGACAACGCCGGCAACACCCTGGTCACGGCGGTGGTCAGCAAAGGTCAGCTCGGCATGGCCAATGCCCGGCTATTCGGTGCCTCGGTGGTGA
- the pyrE gene encoding orotate phosphoribosyltransferase: MTATLDAAAARARLLELIKELAVVRGKVILSSGAEADYYIDLRRITLHHEASRLVGQVMLSLIDDAGIDFECAGGLTMGADPVGTALMHSAVDAGRNVDAFVVRKAQKSYGMGRQVEGPSVEGRKVLVLEDTSTTGGSALTAVEGVRNAGGNVVAVAVIVDRNTGAKEKIEAETGVPYLFAFGKDELGLD; this comes from the coding sequence ATGACTGCCACTCTTGACGCCGCCGCTGCCCGTGCCCGCCTCCTGGAACTGATCAAGGAACTGGCCGTGGTCCGCGGCAAGGTGATCCTCTCCAGCGGCGCCGAGGCCGATTACTACATCGACCTGCGCCGCATCACCCTGCACCACGAAGCCTCCAGGCTGGTGGGCCAGGTCATGCTTTCGCTGATTGACGACGCCGGCATTGACTTTGAGTGCGCCGGTGGACTGACGATGGGGGCAGACCCCGTGGGCACCGCCCTGATGCACTCCGCCGTTGACGCCGGACGCAACGTAGATGCCTTCGTGGTCCGGAAGGCGCAGAAGTCCTACGGCATGGGCCGCCAGGTGGAGGGGCCCTCCGTTGAGGGCCGCAAGGTCCTGGTGCTGGAGGACACGTCCACCACCGGCGGCTCCGCGCTGACCGCCGTCGAAGGTGTCCGCAACGCCGGCGGCAACGTTGTTGCCGTCGCCGTGATCGTGGACCGCAACACCGGTGCCAAGGAAAAGATTGAAGCCGAGACAGGCGTTCCGTACCTGTTCGCATTCGGCAAGGACGAACTCGGGCTCGACTAG
- a CDS encoding gluconokinase, GntK/IdnK-type, producing MGVSGCGKTTIGALVAHELGVPFIDGDSLHPVENVAKMAAGTPLTDEDRWPWLATVGRELAASGTAGLVLACSALKRSYRDAIRAKAPDTLFLHLHGSKEVLGSRLEGRSGHFMPAALLESQLASLEPLDADEAGRAVDIASPVGQVVAEALAGLAGPGNAAPSQPAAAESRPGPFLVDLQAVPFNLDDDAIAWVNSTIGSMTLEEKIGQLFINHNNDYSPEYLDDVLNNYHVGGMRYRPGPSAAVQEHVRYAQSKTKVPLLVASNPEMGGFGSCDDGTFVCTHLQAGSHPDKNIARQMGEVAGVECAAIGCNWAFAPIVDIHYNWRNTVISTRAFGNTPEIVVERAKEYFDGISGSNMVCAMKHFPGDGMDERDQHVVTSYNTLGYDAWNKTYGHVYREMIGHGVQSVMIGHIGAPELSRHFRPGMADKDILPATLAPELLQDLLRGELGFNGLVLTDASQMVGLTQAMKRRDLVPAAIAAGCDMFLFFRNPAEDFRYMMDGYEAGVITEERLHDALRRILALKAALGLHRTAREELVAPVEALEQIGSEAHLAIAAEIADKTVTLVKDTAHNLPITPKTHKRIRLYGISGGSDFTRSDPLAYLDTVRDELERAGFEVHVFKTAAQREAAGETGINFMSVISEEATGDYADKYDAAFVFANVKGFAQEAAIRIKWSTPMAAEIPWYVTEVPTVFVSLNQPNHLIDVPMVRTAIHAHAGTPEAIRATIEKIQGKSEFHGTFNDNVFCDSFDTRL from the coding sequence ATGGGAGTCTCCGGCTGCGGCAAGACCACCATCGGCGCCCTGGTTGCGCATGAGCTGGGCGTGCCGTTCATCGACGGCGATTCCCTTCACCCTGTGGAGAACGTCGCCAAGATGGCAGCGGGAACGCCGCTGACCGACGAGGACCGCTGGCCCTGGCTGGCCACGGTAGGCAGAGAGCTCGCCGCCTCCGGTACCGCCGGACTTGTCCTGGCGTGTTCGGCACTCAAGCGCAGCTACCGGGACGCCATCCGCGCCAAGGCCCCGGACACCCTGTTCCTGCACCTGCACGGCAGCAAGGAAGTCCTGGGATCGCGGCTGGAGGGACGCAGCGGGCACTTTATGCCCGCCGCGCTGCTGGAATCCCAGCTCGCAAGCCTGGAACCGCTCGACGCCGATGAGGCCGGCAGAGCGGTGGACATCGCCTCACCGGTGGGCCAGGTTGTTGCCGAGGCGCTGGCAGGCCTTGCCGGTCCCGGCAACGCCGCACCGTCGCAGCCGGCCGCGGCAGAGTCCCGCCCGGGCCCTTTCCTAGTGGATCTGCAGGCTGTGCCGTTCAATCTCGACGACGACGCCATCGCTTGGGTGAACTCCACCATCGGTTCCATGACGCTTGAGGAAAAGATCGGGCAGCTGTTCATCAACCACAACAATGATTACTCTCCGGAGTACCTCGATGATGTGCTGAACAACTACCACGTGGGCGGCATGCGCTACCGGCCGGGCCCCTCGGCCGCGGTGCAGGAACATGTCCGCTATGCGCAGTCCAAAACCAAAGTGCCTCTGCTGGTGGCGTCCAACCCGGAAATGGGCGGCTTCGGCAGCTGCGACGACGGCACGTTCGTGTGCACGCACCTGCAGGCAGGCTCGCACCCGGACAAGAACATTGCCCGGCAGATGGGCGAGGTCGCCGGCGTCGAATGTGCGGCCATCGGCTGCAACTGGGCGTTCGCGCCCATCGTGGACATCCACTACAACTGGCGCAATACCGTCATCTCCACCCGCGCCTTCGGCAATACGCCGGAGATCGTGGTGGAGCGGGCCAAGGAGTACTTCGACGGCATCAGCGGATCCAACATGGTCTGCGCCATGAAGCACTTCCCGGGCGACGGCATGGACGAGCGCGATCAGCACGTGGTCACGTCCTACAACACGCTGGGCTACGACGCCTGGAACAAGACCTACGGCCACGTGTACCGGGAAATGATCGGGCACGGCGTGCAGTCGGTCATGATCGGCCACATCGGTGCGCCGGAGCTGTCCCGGCATTTCCGTCCGGGCATGGCGGACAAGGACATCCTGCCCGCCACCCTCGCGCCTGAGCTGCTGCAGGACCTGCTGCGGGGTGAGCTCGGCTTCAACGGGCTCGTCCTGACGGACGCCTCGCAGATGGTCGGCCTGACCCAGGCGATGAAACGCAGGGATCTGGTCCCGGCAGCCATTGCCGCGGGCTGCGATATGTTCCTGTTCTTCCGCAACCCGGCCGAGGACTTCCGGTACATGATGGACGGCTACGAGGCGGGGGTCATCACGGAGGAGCGCCTGCACGACGCCCTGCGCCGGATTCTCGCGCTGAAGGCCGCACTGGGCCTCCACCGAACAGCCCGCGAGGAGCTCGTGGCTCCGGTGGAGGCACTGGAGCAGATAGGGAGCGAGGCACACCTTGCCATCGCCGCAGAGATAGCCGACAAGACCGTCACCCTGGTCAAGGACACCGCCCACAACCTGCCCATCACACCGAAGACGCACAAGCGGATCCGCCTGTACGGCATCTCGGGCGGCTCGGACTTCACCCGTTCGGATCCGCTGGCCTACCTGGACACGGTCAGGGACGAGCTTGAACGGGCGGGCTTCGAAGTCCACGTGTTCAAGACGGCCGCCCAGCGCGAGGCTGCGGGGGAGACGGGCATCAACTTCATGTCAGTCATCTCCGAGGAAGCCACGGGCGATTACGCGGACAAGTACGATGCCGCATTTGTGTTTGCCAACGTCAAGGGCTTCGCGCAGGAAGCGGCCATCCGGATCAAGTGGTCCACGCCGATGGCCGCGGAGATCCCCTGGTACGTCACGGAGGTCCCTACGGTGTTCGTCTCACTCAACCAGCCCAACCACCTGATCGACGTGCCCATGGTCAGGACCGCCATCCATGCCCACGCCGGAACGCCCGAGGCCATCCGGGCAACCATCGAGAAGATCCAGGGCAAGTCGGAATTCCATGGAACGTTCAACGACAACGTGTTCTGCGATTCCTTCGACACCCGGCTCTGA
- the manD gene encoding D-mannonate dehydratase ManD: MKIVAAEVFVTSPSRNFVTLRITTDDGVTGIGDATLNGRELAVAAYLKEHVAQLLVGKDPHRIEDTWQFLYRSSYWRRGPVTMAAIAAVDMALWDIKGKVAGMPVYQLLGGASRNGLRAYGHASGSDTESLFDSVREHLELGYKSVRIQTAVPGIKAVYGVAAQAQASGERYDYEPAGRGAFPVEEDWDTRAYLRHLPGVFEAVRNEFGPELPLLHDGHHRMTPIQAAKLGKALEPYDLFWLEDCTPAENQEALRLVRQHTTTPLAIGEIFNTVYDFQSLIKEQLIDYVRAASTHFGGISPLKKVMDFAAQYQIKSGFHGPTDISPVGFAAQLHVGLAIHNYGIQEYMPHSPATNTVFEQSMTFTDGYLHPGEAPGIGVEFNEEAAGTYPYQQAYLPYNRLVDGTVHDW, encoded by the coding sequence ATGAAAATTGTTGCCGCGGAAGTCTTCGTGACGAGTCCCTCCCGGAACTTCGTGACCTTGAGGATCACTACCGACGACGGCGTCACGGGCATCGGTGATGCGACGCTGAACGGCCGTGAACTGGCTGTTGCCGCGTACCTGAAGGAGCATGTGGCGCAGCTGCTGGTCGGCAAGGACCCGCACCGGATCGAGGACACCTGGCAGTTCCTGTACCGCAGCTCGTACTGGCGCCGGGGCCCGGTCACGATGGCCGCGATCGCCGCGGTGGACATGGCGTTGTGGGATATCAAGGGCAAGGTGGCCGGGATGCCGGTCTACCAGCTGCTCGGCGGCGCGTCCCGGAACGGGCTGCGCGCCTACGGCCACGCGTCCGGCTCCGACACGGAGTCCCTGTTTGATTCCGTGCGTGAGCACCTGGAGCTCGGCTACAAGTCGGTGCGGATCCAGACCGCGGTCCCCGGCATCAAGGCCGTCTACGGTGTGGCCGCGCAGGCCCAGGCCTCCGGTGAGCGCTACGACTACGAGCCCGCCGGCCGCGGCGCGTTCCCGGTCGAGGAGGACTGGGACACCCGCGCGTACCTGCGCCACCTGCCGGGCGTGTTCGAGGCCGTCCGGAACGAGTTCGGGCCGGAGCTGCCGCTGCTCCACGACGGCCACCACCGGATGACGCCCATCCAGGCCGCGAAGCTGGGCAAGGCGCTGGAGCCGTATGACCTGTTCTGGCTCGAGGACTGCACCCCGGCCGAAAACCAGGAGGCCCTGCGCCTGGTCCGCCAGCACACCACCACCCCGCTGGCCATCGGCGAAATCTTCAACACCGTGTACGACTTCCAGAGCCTGATCAAGGAACAGCTGATCGACTACGTCCGGGCCGCGTCCACGCACTTCGGCGGGATCTCGCCGCTGAAGAAGGTCATGGACTTCGCGGCGCAGTACCAGATCAAGTCCGGTTTCCACGGCCCCACGGACATCTCCCCGGTGGGCTTCGCCGCGCAGCTGCACGTGGGCCTGGCCATCCACAACTACGGCATCCAGGAATACATGCCGCACTCCCCGGCCACCAACACCGTCTTCGAGCAGTCCATGACCTTCACCGACGGCTACCTGCACCCGGGCGAGGCGCCCGGCATCGGCGTCGAATTCAACGAGGAAGCAGCCGGCACCTACCCCTACCAGCAGGCCTACCTGCCCTACAACCGCCTGGTAGACGGAACGGTGCATGACTGGTGA
- a CDS encoding mannitol dehydrogenase family protein, which produces MTAGQLPALARGLKALPKAPVRIVHLGLGAFHRSHQAWYTQHASDAPEWGIAAFTGRRPDAARALAAQDGLFTLIERSDTGDSFEIVGSIVEAVDGADIARLAELVAAPRISVITLTITEAAYRLGSDGRLDRTAPDVVAELALSADGSAGNSKPTTPLGRLVFALAARRAAGAGPLAVVCCDNLSNNGTVAHNAVVGLAGAWEAGLATWIDANVSFVSTSVDRITPRTTEADLAAVEAACGYRDNSPVVAEPFRNWVLSGDFPAGRPRWEDAGAVFVDDIEPYENRKLWLLNGAHSMLAYAGQLRGHTTVAEALADPLCLQAVESFWDEAAGHLHGGELQIPAYREELLARFRNARIAHHLSQIAMDGTTKLRMRAEPVLSAERAHGRSGSASALMLAAWIDYLGATAEPHDPLAARITAANAQQGDRRVASLLELVSPELAADPDTVALVRGLCGTFAGGPTSANPITVPAHPGRNS; this is translated from the coding sequence ATGACGGCCGGGCAGCTTCCCGCGCTCGCCCGCGGACTCAAGGCGCTTCCCAAGGCGCCGGTGCGCATCGTGCACCTCGGGCTCGGTGCCTTCCACCGCTCACACCAGGCGTGGTACACACAGCACGCGTCGGACGCTCCGGAGTGGGGGATCGCCGCCTTCACGGGCCGGCGGCCCGATGCGGCCCGTGCGCTCGCGGCGCAGGACGGCCTGTTCACGCTGATCGAACGTTCCGACACCGGCGACTCGTTCGAAATCGTCGGCAGCATCGTGGAGGCTGTCGACGGGGCTGACATCGCACGTTTGGCTGAGCTGGTGGCGGCACCCCGGATCTCTGTCATTACCCTGACCATCACCGAAGCCGCCTACCGCCTCGGTTCTGACGGCCGGCTGGACCGCACGGCGCCCGACGTCGTCGCAGAGCTTGCGCTGTCGGCTGACGGAAGCGCCGGAAACAGCAAGCCGACGACGCCGCTTGGCCGGTTGGTCTTCGCCCTCGCCGCCCGCAGGGCTGCTGGCGCCGGGCCACTCGCCGTCGTCTGCTGTGACAACCTCTCCAATAACGGCACCGTCGCGCACAATGCAGTGGTAGGCCTGGCCGGAGCCTGGGAGGCCGGACTCGCTACCTGGATCGATGCGAATGTCAGCTTTGTCAGCACCTCGGTGGACCGCATCACGCCGCGGACCACGGAGGCGGACCTTGCCGCCGTCGAGGCCGCCTGCGGCTACCGCGACAACTCACCCGTGGTGGCCGAACCTTTCCGGAACTGGGTGCTGAGCGGGGACTTCCCCGCCGGCCGCCCGCGCTGGGAAGATGCCGGCGCTGTGTTCGTGGACGACATCGAGCCCTACGAAAACCGCAAGCTGTGGCTGCTGAACGGCGCGCACTCAATGCTGGCCTATGCGGGCCAGCTTCGTGGACACACCACGGTTGCGGAGGCGCTGGCGGACCCGCTTTGCCTGCAGGCTGTGGAGAGTTTCTGGGACGAAGCCGCCGGGCATCTGCACGGCGGGGAGCTGCAGATCCCCGCGTACCGCGAGGAACTGCTGGCGCGCTTCCGGAACGCCCGGATCGCCCACCACCTGTCGCAGATCGCCATGGACGGCACCACCAAACTGCGCATGAGGGCGGAGCCGGTGTTGTCAGCCGAGCGCGCCCATGGGCGGTCCGGTTCCGCAAGTGCCCTCATGCTGGCAGCCTGGATCGATTATCTCGGCGCCACAGCGGAGCCGCACGATCCCCTGGCCGCTCGTATCACCGCAGCCAATGCACAGCAAGGGGACCGCCGGGTGGCTTCGTTGCTCGAACTCGTGAGTCCGGAACTGGCGGCGGATCCGGACACCGTGGCGCTGGTGCGCGGCCTCTGTGGAACTTTTGCCGGCGGCCCAACATCCGCCAACCCTATTACCGTGCCTGCACATCCCGGAAGGAACAGCTAA